In Brevibacillus brevis, a genomic segment contains:
- a CDS encoding ChbG/HpnK family deacetylase, whose amino-acid sequence MKIIINADDFGTSHSTDEAIIQTFSSGALSSTTIVANGATFESACVRAHDEKLLDRIGLHINLTDGLPLTDRIRKCPRFCDADGLFLPKKLSFSRLFLPLNPDEKNALATEVKAQIDRCRAHGLPLTHADSHNHVHTEFVIGTLIMDVLKEEGIHYLRLTRNLGENMSIAKKAYKHLYNSILSAKGLRGVRYFCEITDMITACKKGEKRPVSAEIMCHPVLGENGSVMDLYGGSIIQQFKELTLLVPEMQLTTYGLTGRAG is encoded by the coding sequence ATGAAGATCATCATCAATGCGGATGATTTCGGCACGTCCCATTCGACGGACGAAGCGATCATCCAGACATTTTCTTCAGGCGCCCTGTCTTCCACCACCATCGTCGCCAACGGAGCTACCTTCGAATCCGCCTGCGTGCGCGCCCATGATGAGAAGCTGCTGGACCGCATCGGGCTTCACATCAATCTGACGGACGGCTTGCCGCTGACAGATCGCATCCGCAAATGCCCACGCTTTTGCGATGCAGACGGATTGTTTCTTCCGAAGAAGCTCTCGTTCTCCCGCCTCTTCCTCCCGTTGAACCCGGACGAAAAAAATGCCCTCGCCACTGAAGTCAAGGCGCAAATCGACCGTTGCCGCGCGCACGGCCTGCCTCTTACGCACGCAGACTCCCACAATCACGTCCATACGGAATTCGTGATCGGCACATTGATCATGGATGTCTTGAAAGAGGAAGGCATCCATTACCTGCGGCTCACACGCAACCTCGGAGAGAATATGTCGATCGCCAAAAAAGCATACAAGCATCTCTACAACAGCATTCTTTCGGCAAAGGGGCTGCGCGGAGTCCGCTACTTTTGCGAAATTACGGACATGATCACCGCCTGTAAGAAGGGAGAAAAGCGGCCGGTCTCTGCCGAAATCATGTGCCACCCGGTCCTCGGCGAAAACGGCAGCGTCATGGATTTGTACGGCGGCTCCATCATTCAGCAATTCAAAGAGCTGACCCTGCTCGTCCCCGAAATGCAGCTCACTACATACGGACTCACCGGACGTGCTGGATGA
- a CDS encoding asparagine synthase C-terminal domain-containing protein, translating to MLITHEGIKSVDPGYSKWENDWAVFYWKGFAYMPGIAAGLPSVQRFAAFAAESALPEDVLQLKGSYHMVLKSKHTHAYYSFTDSSGCFDAYFADDALSSSFLALAVFKSRPETSLNPDAVVEFLHFGHLFGNKTFFDSIRKIDSSELAVLNGRHVKLVRKKLASIYETAEPVDFYAFFQQLAGSLRHHKVSIDLSGGIDSRLLGVLLHYYGVEFETTISGMEGISDVEIPREVADLFGVPLHVTHPYVDDLEERVEELFLLSDGLHDLFRHYRTHRHNQNRLQRGMDVAITGIGGELFKDFFWLQDFPFYSRKKANLSRLFHTRILPIPCSTHYFSIPFVPLCQTFSARMLQELSPYVLATNTETYDNIYYHYRMKAIAGNFMTAANRVLPSYAPLLDEDLVRYGYQLNRKERMFNGFHRKVITQLNPAVSKIRTAEGGISVSSERLEVAKDVQKYAINYSRRLMNLLGRKVLKKSVSQDSPEHPRLFAAVRQLRQAQASLELLKEAGILHPHLTLEQIHNQHIGSMITLATLLHYFDQKIGNEHQGDREKQREGRLSHLSHSS from the coding sequence TTGCTAATTACACACGAGGGAATCAAATCGGTCGACCCGGGGTACAGCAAATGGGAAAACGACTGGGCCGTGTTTTACTGGAAAGGGTTTGCCTACATGCCGGGAATTGCTGCAGGACTGCCATCCGTCCAGCGGTTTGCCGCATTCGCAGCCGAGTCGGCTTTGCCAGAGGATGTACTGCAGCTAAAAGGCAGCTACCATATGGTCCTGAAGAGCAAACACACGCATGCGTACTACAGTTTTACCGATTCGAGCGGCTGCTTCGACGCTTACTTCGCCGACGATGCCCTGTCCAGCTCTTTTCTGGCACTGGCCGTCTTCAAGTCACGTCCGGAGACGTCCTTAAACCCTGACGCGGTTGTGGAATTTCTGCATTTTGGCCATCTCTTCGGCAATAAAACCTTTTTCGATTCGATCCGGAAGATCGACAGCAGCGAACTGGCCGTATTGAACGGTCGGCATGTCAAGCTGGTCCGAAAGAAGCTCGCCTCCATCTACGAGACGGCGGAGCCGGTCGATTTTTACGCATTTTTTCAGCAGCTGGCCGGCTCTCTGCGGCATCACAAAGTCAGCATCGATTTGTCGGGCGGAATCGACTCCAGGCTGCTCGGCGTGCTGCTTCATTACTACGGCGTCGAATTCGAGACGACGATCTCGGGGATGGAGGGCATTTCGGATGTGGAAATCCCGAGAGAAGTGGCGGACTTGTTCGGAGTCCCTCTGCATGTGACGCACCCGTACGTGGACGATCTGGAAGAGCGCGTGGAGGAGCTGTTTTTGCTCAGCGACGGACTGCACGATCTGTTCCGCCATTATCGTACCCATCGCCATAACCAAAACCGTCTCCAAAGAGGGATGGATGTCGCCATCACCGGCATCGGCGGAGAGCTGTTCAAAGATTTCTTTTGGCTGCAAGACTTCCCGTTTTACTCCCGAAAAAAGGCCAACCTGAGCCGGCTGTTCCATACACGGATCCTTCCCATTCCGTGCAGCACCCATTATTTTTCAATCCCGTTTGTCCCCCTTTGCCAAACGTTTTCCGCGCGTATGCTGCAAGAACTCTCTCCTTACGTGCTCGCGACCAATACCGAAACCTACGACAATATTTACTACCATTACCGCATGAAAGCGATCGCGGGCAATTTCATGACGGCAGCCAACCGCGTGCTGCCTTCGTACGCTCCTCTGCTGGACGAAGATCTCGTGCGGTATGGTTATCAATTGAACAGAAAGGAGCGCATGTTCAACGGATTTCACCGCAAAGTCATCACGCAGCTGAATCCGGCGGTATCCAAAATACGGACAGCGGAAGGAGGGATCTCCGTTTCGAGCGAACGGCTGGAGGTGGCCAAGGACGTCCAAAAATACGCGATCAACTACAGCAGGCGATTGATGAACCTGCTGGGCAGGAAGGTGTTGAAGAAGAGCGTTTCGCAGGACAGTCCCGAGCATCCGCGCTTGTTTGCGGCAGTCCGGCAGCTTCGCCAGGCCCAGGCCTCGCTGGAATTGCTGAAAGAGGCAGGCATCCTTCATCCGCACCTGACGCTGGAGCAGATCCACAATCAGCATATCGGCAGCATGATCACACTGGCGACACTGCTCCATTATTTCGACCAGAAAATAGGAAATGAGCACCAGGGTGATCGCGAGAAGCAAAGAGAAGGACGCCTATCGCATCTTTCCCATTCATCGTGA
- a CDS encoding asparagine synthase-related protein, with protein MLLTAKGLRSSGGELQSWENPDYLFRWRGFVYLLGFAPGAASVREFSRLMAAEGLDRAISSLKGHFFMVVKEKQTHTYICFTDNNGGFTAFHSKTAAASSFLDLVTYHGLTPVSLNRDSVMEFVNFGNVFLNRTLVEGIFRIDRNQVIRFGPGGKSIHSKNLAPIDAGHGDFDYLQFFEKFAHSARECRISVDLTGGVDSRLIAVMLDYFGVPFETTVSGMDGMEDVEIAKEVAAALGKPLHITYPCIDGLEDSIPELFRLSDGLNDTFKHYRSYQHNRNRVKRGIELALSGIGGEFLKDELWLQDFPFYSSRMARLERLVTLRMFPIPCKDDYFSKDYARRNQNVKQAVVQRLSRYQMDLNTKTYDHIYYQYELPTIGGNFLTAANRVLPSYAPMMEPEFVQFGFQLKRRERFFNTFHRKTISQVNPAISRIRTSEGGVSVSADKWEVGKDIQKYVRDKSIRLVKVIERKLFQTSYTRQKADHPDLYERIRNSQFAKDAIELLKEENILHRRVRLHEIHDAHLSHFLSLFLFVDFLHSTKGQCSLGNE; from the coding sequence TTGCTGTTGACAGCGAAAGGGTTGAGGAGTTCTGGCGGTGAACTGCAGTCGTGGGAAAACCCGGATTATTTGTTTCGATGGAGGGGGTTCGTCTACCTGCTGGGCTTTGCGCCTGGAGCCGCTTCGGTCCGGGAGTTTTCCCGATTGATGGCTGCAGAAGGGCTGGACCGTGCCATTTCCTCGCTCAAAGGTCATTTTTTCATGGTGGTGAAGGAAAAACAGACGCATACATACATCTGCTTTACGGACAACAATGGGGGATTTACCGCATTTCATTCGAAAACGGCGGCAGCCAGTTCGTTTTTGGACCTGGTCACCTACCACGGTCTGACACCCGTCAGCCTGAACCGCGATTCCGTCATGGAGTTCGTCAATTTCGGAAACGTGTTCCTGAACCGGACGCTTGTCGAAGGGATTTTCCGGATTGACCGCAACCAGGTCATCCGGTTTGGACCGGGCGGGAAAAGCATCCATTCCAAAAATTTGGCGCCGATCGATGCAGGCCATGGGGATTTCGACTATCTTCAGTTCTTCGAGAAATTCGCGCACTCTGCCCGCGAATGCCGGATCAGCGTGGATTTGACGGGAGGGGTGGATTCGCGGCTCATCGCTGTCATGCTCGACTATTTCGGCGTCCCGTTTGAGACGACCGTCTCCGGCATGGATGGCATGGAGGACGTGGAAATCGCAAAGGAGGTAGCGGCAGCTCTCGGCAAGCCGCTCCACATCACCTACCCGTGCATCGACGGCTTGGAAGACAGCATTCCCGAGCTGTTTCGGCTGAGCGACGGCCTGAACGACACCTTCAAGCATTACCGCTCCTATCAGCACAATCGGAACCGGGTGAAGCGGGGGATCGAGCTGGCGCTGTCCGGCATCGGCGGAGAATTTCTCAAAGACGAGCTGTGGCTGCAGGATTTCCCGTTCTATTCAAGCAGGATGGCGAGGCTGGAGAGGCTGGTGACGCTGCGGATGTTCCCCATTCCGTGCAAGGACGACTACTTCAGCAAAGATTACGCCAGACGCAATCAAAATGTGAAGCAGGCCGTCGTCCAGAGGCTGTCCCGCTATCAAATGGACCTCAACACGAAAACGTACGACCATATCTACTACCAGTACGAGCTGCCGACGATTGGCGGCAACTTCCTTACTGCGGCCAATCGCGTCCTGCCCAGCTATGCGCCCATGATGGAGCCTGAATTCGTGCAGTTCGGCTTCCAGCTGAAGCGCCGGGAACGGTTTTTCAACACGTTTCACCGCAAGACCATCTCCCAGGTCAACCCGGCCATCTCCCGGATTCGCACTTCCGAAGGCGGCGTATCCGTCTCGGCAGACAAATGGGAGGTCGGCAAAGACATTCAAAAATACGTCAGGGACAAGAGCATCCGGCTTGTGAAGGTCATCGAAAGGAAGCTGTTTCAGACATCGTATACGAGGCAAAAGGCGGATCATCCCGATTTGTACGAACGAATCCGAAATTCACAGTTTGCCAAGGATGCCATTGAGCTCTTAAAGGAAGAAAACATCTTGCACAGGCGCGTCCGCCTGCACGAGATCCACGACGCTCATCTCAGCCATTTCTTGTCGCTGTTTCTCTTTGTGGATTTCCTTCATTCGACAAAAGGGCAATGTTCCCTCGGAAACGAGTAA
- a CDS encoding glycosyltransferase family 4 protein, with the protein MGKQVLYISGKLFPVNSGDAIYSLGILERLAGTGATFDVLSYRYEDTDVGADEYRYYASLFGEMRLVDYAPTKWENYKKVLIYGDSTQKYLGSMIREAEALLSQKRYDIIILDHLRMFFLYETILKHIDRSQTKLVLIQHNIEHLNAREEIRFQQRAKDKWKLRLLNRGIRKLEVQAIHAVDDIWVISPEDKALIERMGKDASRIHVIPPYYNYPAIKLQEHVEQPTYQLLLLGSMEWYPNVVGAVWFIENVFQELVKQDDRYRLYIVGRDPSPRLWPYRSEKITITGAVKSVDEYIRSCDFLIVPNTLGGGAKIKILEGIMKGIPVLATKESTVGYSEEIFDEDFCVNHPQTFVQKIMQLNMDAQKKISFVSKAREILADNRRVSEIL; encoded by the coding sequence ATGGGAAAACAAGTCTTGTACATTTCGGGAAAGCTCTTCCCGGTCAATTCCGGCGATGCGATCTACTCGCTGGGGATATTGGAACGACTGGCCGGAACAGGCGCTACCTTCGACGTCTTATCGTACCGGTACGAGGACACGGACGTAGGGGCTGATGAATACCGCTACTACGCGTCCTTGTTCGGGGAAATGAGGCTCGTCGACTACGCTCCAACGAAGTGGGAGAACTACAAGAAAGTGCTGATCTACGGGGACAGCACCCAAAAGTATCTGGGGAGCATGATCCGGGAAGCGGAAGCCCTCCTGTCCCAGAAGCGTTACGATATTATCATTCTCGATCATCTGCGGATGTTTTTCCTGTACGAGACGATCCTGAAGCACATCGACCGCAGCCAGACCAAGCTCGTGCTCATCCAGCACAACATCGAGCATCTCAACGCCAGGGAAGAGATCCGGTTTCAGCAGCGGGCGAAGGACAAATGGAAGCTGCGCCTGCTCAACCGCGGAATTCGGAAGCTGGAGGTTCAAGCCATTCACGCTGTAGACGACATCTGGGTGATTTCGCCGGAGGACAAAGCGCTCATCGAGAGGATGGGGAAAGACGCCAGCCGCATCCACGTGATTCCGCCCTACTACAACTACCCGGCCATCAAGCTGCAAGAGCATGTCGAGCAGCCGACCTATCAGCTGCTGCTATTGGGAAGCATGGAATGGTACCCCAATGTGGTCGGGGCCGTCTGGTTCATCGAAAACGTATTCCAAGAGCTCGTCAAGCAGGACGATCGCTACCGGCTGTACATCGTCGGCCGTGATCCGAGTCCCAGGCTCTGGCCGTACCGTTCGGAGAAGATCACCATCACGGGTGCAGTGAAGTCGGTGGATGAATACATACGCAGCTGCGACTTTCTGATCGTCCCCAACACGCTGGGCGGAGGGGCCAAGATCAAGATACTGGAAGGGATCATGAAAGGAATCCCGGTGCTTGCGACCAAGGAGAGCACGGTAGGGTATTCGGAAGAAATTTTCGACGAAGACTTTTGCGTCAACCATCCTCAGACCTTTGTGCAAAAAATCATGCAGCTCAACATGGACGCACAAAAGAAAATTTCGTTCGTGAGCAAGGCGAGAGAAATTTTGGCGGACAACAGGAGGGTGAGTGAGATCCTCTGA
- a CDS encoding glycosyltransferase family 2 protein — protein sequence MGTSPHYPKVSMVTVTYQAIGQLEATIKSVAAQTYRNREYIVVDGGSSDGTLDLIESYRHVIDRVVSEPDRGIYDAMNKGLSLTAPDSDYIIFMNAGDVFFNDVVLDAILPGRRGETHLYGNIHRGGKLVIQPPRLGNFYMSTKMICHQSILFATRLHRRVQYDTRYHIAADYKAVLEMLQRGDVFEKVEQAVCKYEGGGISDLHRQELFSQRREIMRHYPALWRMYVGKRLLARCLPFRDQLRMR from the coding sequence GTGGGAACATCGCCGCATTACCCAAAAGTAAGCATGGTGACCGTGACCTATCAGGCGATCGGCCAGCTGGAGGCGACCATCAAGAGTGTCGCGGCTCAGACGTACCGGAACAGGGAATACATCGTCGTCGACGGGGGATCATCGGACGGGACACTGGACCTGATCGAGTCGTATCGGCATGTCATAGACCGCGTCGTTTCCGAGCCGGATCGCGGCATTTACGATGCGATGAACAAAGGTCTGTCCCTGACAGCGCCGGACAGCGACTACATCATTTTCATGAACGCCGGAGATGTCTTTTTCAATGATGTGGTCCTGGACGCGATCTTGCCTGGACGCCGGGGCGAGACTCATTTGTACGGCAATATTCACAGGGGCGGCAAGCTGGTGATACAGCCGCCGCGCCTCGGCAACTTTTACATGAGCACGAAGATGATCTGTCATCAGTCCATCCTGTTCGCGACGAGGCTCCATCGCCGTGTACAGTATGACACCCGCTACCACATCGCAGCGGATTACAAGGCGGTGCTGGAGATGCTGCAGCGGGGGGACGTCTTCGAAAAAGTGGAGCAGGCCGTCTGCAAGTACGAAGGCGGCGGGATCAGCGACCTTCACAGGCAGGAGCTGTTTTCCCAACGGCGCGAGATCATGCGGCACTACCCTGCTCTGTGGCGCATGTACGTGGGAAAGAGGCTCCTGGCACGGTGCCTGCCATTTCGAGATCAGTTGAGGATGCGATGA
- a CDS encoding GDP-L-fucose synthase encodes MDREARIFVAGHRGLVGSAIKRALEAQGYRQVLVKSRSELDLLDQRAVARFFAQERPEYVFLAAAKVGGIYANATYPADFLYQNVLIQTNVIHAAHRYGAKKLLFLGSSCIYPKLSPQPIREAYLLTGELEPTNEPYALAKIAGIKMCEAYHRQYGSDFLAVMPTNLYGPYDNFDPQTSHVLPALLRKFHEAKVADAAEVVVWGTGTPKREFLYVDDLADACVFLMKTYRHADIGPIVNIGTGTDLAISELAELIKGIVGFRGSIVFDASKPDGTPRKWLDVSRMEQLGWRASTTLAEGIRKTYDWYLAQQSAVRP; translated from the coding sequence GTGGATCGAGAGGCACGAATATTTGTCGCAGGGCATCGCGGCCTGGTCGGGTCGGCTATCAAACGAGCATTGGAGGCGCAAGGGTACCGGCAAGTGCTGGTCAAAAGCCGCAGCGAATTGGATCTGTTGGACCAGAGGGCCGTAGCGCGGTTTTTTGCGCAAGAGCGCCCCGAATACGTGTTTCTGGCTGCGGCCAAAGTAGGGGGGATTTACGCCAATGCGACGTACCCGGCTGACTTCCTCTACCAGAACGTGCTGATTCAGACCAATGTGATTCATGCAGCCCACCGGTATGGGGCGAAAAAGCTGCTGTTTCTGGGCAGCTCTTGCATCTACCCCAAGTTGTCTCCGCAGCCGATCCGGGAAGCGTATTTGCTCACAGGCGAGCTGGAGCCGACCAATGAGCCGTACGCGCTCGCCAAGATTGCCGGGATCAAGATGTGCGAAGCGTACCACCGCCAGTACGGTTCCGATTTTCTTGCGGTGATGCCGACCAATTTATACGGCCCGTACGACAACTTCGATCCCCAGACGTCCCACGTGCTTCCCGCGCTGCTGCGAAAGTTCCACGAAGCGAAAGTCGCGGATGCGGCTGAAGTTGTGGTATGGGGGACAGGGACGCCGAAACGGGAGTTTTTGTACGTCGACGACTTGGCCGACGCTTGCGTGTTTTTGATGAAGACCTACAGACACGCTGACATTGGACCGATCGTCAACATCGGGACCGGTACGGATTTGGCGATCAGCGAGCTGGCCGAGTTGATCAAGGGCATCGTCGGCTTCCGCGGAAGCATCGTCTTCGATGCGTCGAAGCCGGACGGGACACCGCGGAAGTGGCTCGATGTCAGCAGGATGGAACAGCTTGGCTGGCGAGCGTCCACGACGCTTGCGGAAGGCATCCGGAAAACGTACGACTGGTATCTGGCGCAGCAATCGGCTGTCAGGCCGTAG
- a CDS encoding flippase, which yields MKRIVISTGWLAMERIFRMVVSFFVGIAIARYLGPAQYGQLNYAQSFVALFSAIAALGLEGIVVRNIVNHPARKDEIMGSAFVLKLLGSLFTIALTIALIVLLRPDDPQTQWMVALIALGTILQSFDTIDYWFQSQVYAKVKVYAYGIAFFLISLVKLVMIVLHAPLIAFAYAGMAEAVIITTGLLIGYRIHGHSVRKWRVSLPCAIDMLKDSWPLILSSLAIMIYMRIDQIMIGEMAGDHELGIYSVTVRLGEMWYFVPIAIVSSTFPSIVEAKKISEELFYERMQHLYDVMAFIGYVVAIATTCFATVIVKLFGPDYEAAASLLIWYIWIGLFVNLGVARTSFLNTMNYTRWQFVTSLMGCIMNVLLNLLLIPRYGAMGATVASLFSYWLQTHGSCYFFRPLHRTGVMQTKAIFVFFRLKKIMAQLHIRSKGESL from the coding sequence TTGAAGAGAATCGTGATCAGCACAGGCTGGCTGGCGATGGAACGAATCTTTCGGATGGTCGTTTCCTTTTTCGTCGGGATCGCGATTGCCAGGTACCTCGGCCCGGCCCAATACGGACAGCTGAATTACGCGCAGTCGTTCGTCGCCCTCTTTTCCGCGATTGCAGCTCTCGGTCTCGAGGGAATCGTCGTCCGCAACATCGTCAACCACCCTGCGCGAAAAGACGAGATCATGGGCAGCGCCTTTGTATTGAAGCTGCTGGGCTCCCTGTTTACGATCGCTCTCACCATTGCTCTGATCGTCCTGCTGCGGCCGGATGACCCCCAAACGCAATGGATGGTGGCGCTGATCGCGCTAGGGACAATCCTGCAGTCGTTCGACACGATCGACTACTGGTTCCAGTCGCAGGTGTACGCAAAAGTGAAGGTGTATGCGTATGGCATTGCCTTTTTCCTGATTTCGCTCGTCAAGCTCGTCATGATCGTGCTGCACGCCCCGCTCATCGCTTTCGCCTACGCCGGGATGGCAGAAGCTGTGATCATTACTACCGGGCTTTTGATCGGCTACCGGATCCACGGCCATTCCGTCAGAAAATGGCGCGTGTCGCTGCCGTGCGCGATCGACATGCTGAAGGACAGCTGGCCGCTGATCTTGTCCAGCCTGGCAATCATGATCTACATGCGGATCGATCAGATCATGATCGGGGAAATGGCGGGAGATCACGAGCTCGGCATCTATTCGGTGACAGTCCGGCTGGGAGAGATGTGGTATTTCGTGCCGATCGCCATCGTCTCCTCGACGTTTCCCAGCATTGTGGAGGCCAAAAAAATCAGCGAGGAGCTGTTTTACGAGCGGATGCAGCATTTGTATGATGTCATGGCGTTCATCGGGTACGTGGTGGCCATTGCCACGACCTGCTTCGCCACCGTCATCGTCAAGCTGTTCGGCCCGGATTACGAGGCAGCTGCCTCCCTGCTGATCTGGTACATCTGGATCGGGCTGTTCGTCAATCTCGGTGTGGCGAGAACCTCGTTTCTCAACACGATGAACTACACCCGTTGGCAATTCGTCACGTCGCTGATGGGCTGCATCATGAACGTCCTGTTGAATCTGCTGCTCATTCCCAGATACGGGGCGATGGGAGCCACGGTCGCATCCCTGTTTTCGTACTGGCTCCAGACGCATGGCTCCTGCTATTTCTTTCGCCCGCTGCATCGGACAGGTGTCATGCAGACCAAGGCGATCTTCGTTTTCTTTCGCCTGAAGAAAATCATGGCTCAGCTGCACATTCGCTCGAAAGGGGAGTCCCTCTAG
- the gmd gene encoding GDP-mannose 4,6-dehydratase — protein MTKKALVTGVTGQDGAYLSEFLLEKGYEVHGVKRRASSFNTDRIDHLYRDKHEEDSRFHLHYGDLTDSTNLIRIIQEVQPDEIYNLAAQSHVKVSFETPEYTANADGLGTLRLLEAIRILGLAGKTKFYQASTSELYGMVQEVPQRETTPFYPRSPYAAAKLYAYWITVNYREAYGMFACNGILFNHESPLRGETFVTRKITRAAARIRLGLQDKLYLGNLDAKRDWGYAKDYVHAMWLMLQQEVPDDFVIATGETHSVREFVELAFAENGLDLEWQGQGAEEVGIHRQTGKVLVAIDPAYFRPTEVDLLLGNPEKAKRVLGWEPSCTFSELVRLMVRADRQQAEKEHMLSV, from the coding sequence ATGACAAAAAAAGCGTTGGTTACAGGCGTTACCGGCCAAGACGGTGCGTATTTGTCCGAGTTTTTGCTGGAGAAAGGCTATGAGGTGCACGGAGTCAAGCGAAGGGCTTCCTCGTTCAACACAGACCGCATCGATCACTTGTACCGAGACAAGCACGAAGAGGACAGCCGCTTTCACCTTCATTACGGCGATCTGACGGATTCCACCAATTTGATCCGCATCATCCAGGAGGTGCAGCCGGACGAGATTTACAACCTGGCGGCGCAAAGCCATGTGAAGGTGTCGTTCGAGACGCCCGAATATACAGCCAATGCGGACGGACTTGGGACGCTGCGGCTGCTGGAAGCGATTCGCATACTCGGGCTCGCAGGCAAGACAAAATTTTACCAGGCGTCGACGAGCGAGCTGTACGGAATGGTCCAGGAGGTCCCGCAGCGGGAGACGACTCCCTTCTACCCCCGCAGCCCCTATGCAGCAGCAAAGCTCTATGCGTACTGGATCACCGTCAATTACCGGGAGGCCTACGGCATGTTTGCCTGCAACGGCATTCTGTTCAACCACGAATCGCCGCTGCGGGGGGAGACATTTGTCACCCGCAAGATTACCCGGGCGGCCGCCCGCATCCGGCTGGGCTTGCAGGACAAATTGTACCTCGGCAACCTGGATGCCAAACGGGACTGGGGCTATGCGAAAGATTACGTCCATGCCATGTGGCTGATGCTCCAGCAAGAAGTGCCGGACGACTTTGTCATCGCGACGGGGGAGACGCATTCCGTTCGGGAATTCGTGGAGCTCGCCTTCGCGGAAAACGGTCTGGATCTGGAATGGCAGGGGCAGGGAGCCGAGGAAGTGGGAATCCATCGCCAGACAGGAAAAGTCCTCGTCGCAATCGATCCGGCGTATTTCAGGCCAACGGAAGTCGACCTCCTGCTTGGCAATCCTGAAAAAGCGAAAAGGGTACTGGGCTGGGAGCCTTCCTGCACCTTCTCCGAGCTGGTGCGGCTCATGGTGCGGGCAGACCGGCAGCAGGCCGAGAAGGAGCACATGCTTTCGGTATGA
- a CDS encoding Wzz/FepE/Etk N-terminal domain-containing protein yields the protein MKVRDLVDMIWRRFWIVIVFTTLVTSAIGVYSYWYITPLYGATVELLVMPNPAQSDAQSREIDFNDIQTSIKLMDTYQVIIKSPRVLEKTMNSMRLPLSTTELDSRTIVKPVKASQVIEITVRDPSPSTAVEIANTLSNISVEEIKEIMRIDNIQVISEAKTSDNPNPVYPRPILNIIMAFVVGFFLSIAFVLLYDSYVVYKKSKYLQKQRMMSKSALG from the coding sequence ATGAAAGTACGCGATCTAGTTGACATGATCTGGCGGCGATTCTGGATTGTCATTGTCTTCACCACCTTGGTCACCTCGGCCATCGGGGTGTACAGCTACTGGTACATCACCCCGCTGTATGGCGCGACGGTGGAGCTGCTCGTGATGCCGAATCCTGCCCAGAGCGACGCGCAATCGAGGGAGATCGATTTCAACGATATCCAGACCAGCATCAAACTGATGGACACCTACCAGGTCATCATCAAAAGCCCCAGGGTCTTGGAAAAGACAATGAACAGCATGAGGCTTCCGCTCTCCACCACCGAACTGGACAGCAGGACGATAGTCAAGCCGGTCAAAGCTTCGCAGGTGATCGAAATTACCGTGCGCGATCCTTCGCCTTCGACTGCGGTTGAGATCGCCAATACGCTGTCCAACATTTCCGTAGAAGAAATCAAGGAAATCATGCGGATCGACAACATCCAGGTGATTTCCGAAGCGAAGACATCGGATAATCCCAACCCCGTCTACCCCAGGCCCATCCTGAATATCATCATGGCGTTCGTGGTCGGATTTTTCCTGTCCATTGCGTTTGTCCTCCTCTACGATTCCTACGTCGTCTACAAGAAGTCCAAATATTTGCAAAAGCAGCGGATGATGAGCAAATCCGCTCTCGGCTAA